A DNA window from Fodinibius sp. Rm-B-1B1-1 contains the following coding sequences:
- a CDS encoding PQQ-dependent sugar dehydrogenase yields the protein MYKYLSIFLVAILMTACNANTDTENEEDSVKQEYNTETIISEIDVPWGMDWLPNGDMLVTARSGDLWLYRNGSLVDESIGGVPEVWARGQGGLLDVNVHPNYEENGWIYITYSNSEGSGAGANTALMRAKLNNDRTELVDKEVLYKAEPNTERGQHFGSRIVFDNNGHVFFGIGDRGARNVNPQDISRDAGKIYRLNEDGSIPEDNPFVGEDGAKEAIFAYGNRNPQGMDLHPETGQLWEHEHGPRGGDEINIIEAGNNYGWPEICFCIDYDGTEITPDTAKAGMEQPEWYWDPSIAPSGMTFVTGDKFPEWQGDILVGSLKFGYVMHVDVENGEVVGEEKVFEDIGRVRNVKQGPDGNIYVATETDSGVVRISPANE from the coding sequence ATGTATAAATATTTATCGATATTTCTCGTTGCAATTTTAATGACAGCTTGTAATGCCAATACTGATACGGAAAATGAGGAGGATAGTGTTAAACAGGAGTATAACACCGAAACGATTATCTCTGAAATTGATGTCCCTTGGGGGATGGATTGGCTGCCCAATGGTGATATGTTAGTAACGGCACGAAGCGGTGACTTATGGTTGTATAGAAATGGTAGTTTAGTTGATGAATCTATTGGCGGTGTTCCCGAAGTTTGGGCACGAGGTCAAGGCGGTTTGCTTGATGTAAATGTGCATCCCAACTACGAAGAAAACGGGTGGATATATATTACCTATTCCAATTCCGAAGGAAGTGGAGCAGGCGCAAATACGGCGCTAATGCGGGCTAAGCTTAATAATGATCGAACAGAACTCGTGGATAAGGAAGTGCTGTATAAAGCGGAGCCTAACACCGAACGTGGTCAACACTTTGGTAGTCGGATAGTATTTGATAATAATGGACACGTTTTCTTTGGGATAGGAGATCGAGGAGCTCGTAATGTTAATCCGCAGGATATAAGCCGAGACGCCGGAAAAATTTATCGGTTAAATGAAGATGGAAGTATTCCCGAAGATAATCCATTTGTAGGTGAAGATGGGGCCAAGGAAGCGATATTTGCGTATGGTAACCGTAATCCCCAAGGCATGGACTTACATCCTGAAACAGGACAGCTTTGGGAGCATGAGCACGGCCCACGGGGAGGCGATGAAATCAATATTATTGAAGCAGGTAATAACTATGGATGGCCTGAAATCTGTTTCTGTATTGATTATGATGGAACCGAAATTACCCCCGACACAGCCAAGGCAGGCATGGAGCAACCCGAGTGGTATTGGGATCCTTCCATTGCTCCTTCAGGGATGACCTTCGTAACCGGCGATAAGTTTCCCGAATGGCAGGGCGATATTTTAGTAGGCTCACTTAAGTTTGGCTATGTAATGCATGTTGATGTCGAAAATGGAGAAGTCGTTGGAGAGGAGAAGGTATTTGAAGATATCGGCCGAGTACGAAATGTGAAGCAGGGACCAGATGGCAATATCTATGTTGCTACAGAAACGGATAGTGGTGTTGTTCGTATTTCTCCAGCCAATGAATAG
- the dinB gene encoding DNA polymerase IV produces MTNADIRKIIHIDMDAFYASVEQRDFPEYRGKPLIVGGSPEGRGVVAAASYEVRKYGVHSAMPAAKAIRLCPNAIFVKPRFEVYRKVSEQIREIFFEFTDLVEPLSLDEAYLDVTENHINLPSATLIAKKIRKRIKEKTRLTASAGVAHNKFLAKVASDLDKPNGLAVILPEDAEDFLEKLEIGEFYGIGEATESKMKSLGIHTGKDLKEWSEIELVNEFGKTGRYYYRIVRGIDNRKVKTHRIRKSIGKERTFSDDVDDLGWINNFLRELSEKISKNMKSKNAAGKTVTLKVRYDDFETITRSTSFSHYIDEAKDIADTAISLLEETKVGERKVRLLGITLSNLNLNEKGIFEQLEIPFDKSGEY; encoded by the coding sequence ATGACCAACGCCGATATCCGAAAAATAATCCACATCGACATGGATGCCTTTTATGCATCGGTGGAGCAGCGCGATTTTCCTGAATACCGCGGTAAACCGCTCATTGTGGGAGGATCTCCCGAAGGACGCGGCGTAGTTGCAGCAGCCAGCTACGAGGTACGTAAGTATGGCGTTCATTCTGCCATGCCAGCAGCAAAAGCCATCCGATTATGTCCGAATGCCATTTTTGTAAAACCACGTTTTGAAGTCTACCGAAAAGTTTCGGAACAGATTCGTGAAATCTTCTTTGAATTTACGGATCTCGTTGAGCCTCTTTCACTGGATGAGGCATACCTCGACGTAACCGAGAATCATATTAACTTACCCTCAGCAACACTGATCGCTAAAAAAATCCGCAAGCGCATCAAAGAAAAAACACGCCTTACCGCTTCGGCCGGGGTAGCTCATAATAAATTTCTGGCCAAGGTGGCATCAGATCTCGATAAACCCAATGGACTTGCGGTAATTTTACCTGAAGATGCTGAAGACTTCCTGGAAAAATTAGAAATAGGAGAATTTTATGGGATTGGAGAAGCAACTGAATCAAAAATGAAATCGCTGGGCATTCACACCGGCAAGGATCTTAAGGAATGGTCAGAAATTGAACTCGTCAATGAATTTGGTAAAACAGGACGCTATTACTACCGCATTGTTCGGGGCATTGACAACCGTAAAGTTAAAACGCATCGAATCCGAAAATCCATTGGCAAGGAGCGTACTTTTTCTGATGATGTTGACGACCTGGGTTGGATCAATAATTTTTTGCGCGAACTGTCCGAAAAGATTTCAAAAAATATGAAATCCAAAAATGCGGCTGGTAAAACGGTTACGCTTAAGGTACGGTACGATGACTTTGAAACCATCACCAGAAGTACCTCTTTTAGCCACTATATTGATGAAGCTAAAGATATTGCCGACACCGCTATTTCCCTACTTGAAGAAACTAAGGTGGGGGAACGAAAAGTCCGCCTGCTCGGCATCACGCTATCGAATCTAAACCTTAATGAAAAAGGCATCTTCGAACAGCTGGAAATACCATTTGATAAAAGTGGTGAGTACTGA
- a CDS encoding nitroreductase family protein, translating to MQPTEEQPTKLADTEYPIHELLQKRWSPRVFSEKPIDDDILTQLFEAARWAPSSYNEQPWRFIVARKEDQEAYSKLASVMNEFNEGWAKGAPVLVLALTKTTFDLDGRENPHAAHDLGQAIAHLTFEATRHDLYVHQMAGISPERAKNIYDLPENITPKTMFAIGHKGNPESLDEKLQQQETSPRKRKKLDNIVFDGEWKNN from the coding sequence ATGCAACCTACAGAAGAACAACCTACAAAATTAGCCGATACAGAATACCCTATTCACGAACTCCTTCAAAAACGATGGAGCCCCCGTGTATTCTCAGAAAAGCCAATCGATGATGATATATTGACCCAACTTTTTGAAGCCGCACGCTGGGCCCCCTCATCCTACAATGAACAACCCTGGCGCTTTATCGTTGCACGCAAGGAAGATCAAGAGGCCTATAGCAAACTGGCATCCGTGATGAATGAATTTAATGAAGGTTGGGCAAAAGGAGCCCCCGTTTTAGTTCTGGCTCTTACTAAAACCACTTTTGATTTGGATGGCCGTGAGAATCCCCATGCCGCACATGATTTGGGACAAGCTATCGCCCACCTAACCTTCGAGGCTACCCGACACGATCTTTATGTACACCAAATGGCCGGAATCTCTCCCGAGCGAGCTAAAAATATATATGATCTCCCTGAGAACATTACCCCCAAAACCATGTTTGCGATTGGCCATAAGGGCAATCCAGAATCCTTAGATGAAAAGCTTCAACAACAAGAAACCTCCCCGCGTAAGCGCAAAAAGCTCGATAATATTGTCTTTGATGGAGAATGGAAAAATAACTAA
- a CDS encoding dienelactone hydrolase family protein yields the protein MFQFRRVFFVLGLGLLLTACSDSPKEDFIDRMDKEHQGDAPVENAAQNLSQSTEVTGEEVQYATVNGQEITGYLAKSDKGTALPGIIVIHEWWGLNDNIRMMTDKLAGEGYTALAVDLYKGKVAESPDSAGTFARSVNDDEAVDNLTQAYGFLMEKEGANNIGVIGWCFGGAWSLQTALTHPDKIDATVIYYGRLVTDTEQLKKLQMPVLGIFGEEDEGIPVEQVKEFESALNEVDVENNIHIYEGADHAFANPSGTRYNKQVAEDAWDKTIRFFEDNLK from the coding sequence ATGTTTCAGTTTAGAAGGGTGTTTTTTGTATTGGGATTGGGACTGCTATTGACAGCGTGTAGTGATAGTCCGAAAGAAGATTTTATTGATCGGATGGATAAGGAGCACCAAGGGGACGCGCCTGTAGAAAATGCTGCCCAAAACCTTAGTCAATCAACTGAGGTGACGGGAGAGGAAGTCCAATATGCGACTGTAAATGGTCAGGAGATAACCGGCTATCTTGCAAAGAGCGATAAAGGTACAGCATTGCCCGGTATTATTGTGATCCACGAGTGGTGGGGATTGAATGATAATATTCGCATGATGACAGACAAGCTGGCCGGAGAAGGATATACAGCTTTGGCAGTGGATTTATACAAGGGGAAGGTGGCTGAATCGCCAGATAGCGCGGGGACGTTTGCACGATCTGTAAATGATGATGAGGCAGTCGATAATCTGACCCAGGCATATGGCTTTTTGATGGAGAAAGAGGGTGCCAATAATATTGGTGTCATTGGCTGGTGCTTTGGCGGGGCATGGTCGTTGCAAACGGCACTTACTCATCCTGATAAAATTGATGCTACGGTAATTTATTATGGTCGGTTAGTTACCGATACCGAGCAACTGAAGAAGTTACAAATGCCGGTTTTGGGCATCTTTGGTGAAGAGGATGAAGGGATTCCTGTTGAGCAGGTCAAAGAATTTGAGTCGGCTTTGAATGAGGTTGATGTAGAAAATAATATCCATATTTATGAAGGAGCGGATCATGCTTTTGCCAATCCATCCGGAACACGCTACAACAAACAGGTGGCCGAAGATGCGTGGGATAAAACGATTCGTTTTTTCGAAGATAATTTAAAGTAA
- a CDS encoding Glu/Leu/Phe/Val dehydrogenase produces the protein MSDYEFFDQVNKGFDRAAKYSEYDQGLLDQIKICNNVYHITFPLERDDGSIKVIHGWRVEHSHHKLPTKGGIRFSTTVNEDETMALAALMTYKCAVVDVPFGGAKGGIKIERSEYSDAEIERITRRYTYELIKKDFLGPGSDVPAPDYGTGAREMGWVLDTYRQLKSDINAEACVTGKPIPQGGVRGRTEATGRGVYFGVREACQNKEDMKELGLEPGLEGKTFVIQGLGNVGYHAAQNMIQGGAVLVGVAEIEGSIYDSGGIDLEALMEYRDETGSIMGFNDTKAFEDNTAVLKAECDILIPAALENQLHADNAPDIKAKIIGEAANGPTTDEAHNILKEKGALIIPDSYLNAGGVTVSYFEWLKNLSHVRFGRMEKRFEESSYRKILNVIENISDRTFTEEEMGVLAQGADEKDLVDSGLEETMINAYNELNELRKRHDIDLRTAAFLSAIDKVGIIYNQMGIFP, from the coding sequence ATGTCAGATTATGAATTTTTTGATCAGGTAAATAAAGGGTTCGATCGTGCCGCTAAGTATTCCGAATATGATCAGGGACTATTAGATCAGATAAAAATATGTAATAACGTTTATCACATTACATTTCCGCTTGAGCGTGACGATGGATCTATAAAGGTGATACATGGATGGCGGGTAGAGCACAGTCACCATAAGTTGCCAACCAAGGGAGGTATTCGGTTTAGCACGACTGTGAATGAAGATGAAACTATGGCATTGGCAGCATTGATGACCTACAAATGTGCCGTGGTTGATGTTCCCTTTGGAGGTGCAAAAGGCGGGATTAAAATTGAGAGATCGGAATATTCGGATGCGGAAATTGAACGTATTACGCGTCGTTATACGTATGAGTTGATCAAGAAGGATTTCTTAGGTCCGGGATCGGATGTGCCGGCTCCAGATTATGGTACGGGCGCTCGTGAGATGGGATGGGTTCTCGATACCTACCGCCAGTTAAAATCTGATATTAATGCCGAAGCATGTGTAACGGGTAAGCCGATTCCCCAAGGCGGGGTGCGCGGACGTACCGAAGCTACTGGACGTGGCGTTTATTTTGGGGTTCGAGAAGCGTGCCAGAATAAAGAAGATATGAAAGAGCTGGGGCTTGAACCCGGTTTGGAAGGCAAGACATTTGTTATTCAAGGGCTTGGAAATGTTGGTTATCATGCCGCTCAAAATATGATTCAGGGTGGAGCTGTTTTGGTAGGTGTTGCTGAAATTGAGGGCTCAATTTATGATTCAGGTGGTATCGATCTTGAGGCTCTAATGGAGTACCGCGATGAAACGGGTTCCATTATGGGATTTAATGATACTAAGGCATTTGAAGATAATACCGCTGTATTAAAGGCGGAATGCGATATTTTGATTCCAGCAGCGCTCGAAAATCAGTTGCATGCCGATAATGCTCCTGATATTAAAGCAAAAATAATTGGTGAAGCAGCCAACGGACCTACAACTGACGAAGCACATAATATTCTCAAAGAAAAAGGTGCCCTCATTATTCCGGATAGTTATCTCAATGCCGGTGGTGTTACGGTCTCGTACTTTGAATGGCTGAAAAACCTATCGCATGTTCGCTTTGGTCGTATGGAAAAACGCTTTGAAGAAAGTAGCTATCGCAAGATATTGAATGTTATTGAAAACATATCTGACCGAACCTTTACGGAGGAGGAGATGGGCGTCTTAGCTCAAGGGGCTGACGAAAAAGACCTCGTTGATTCGGGATTGGAGGAGACAATGATTAATGCCTATAACGAACTTAATGAACTACGCAAAAGGCACGATATTGATCTTAGAACAGCAGCCTTTTTAAGTGCTATCGATAAAGTGGGTATCATCTATAACCAGATGGGTATTTTTCCATAA
- a CDS encoding sodium/proline symporter, with translation MDETQAISLAVDEYAVGAFIGYLVLLFGIGIYSSRFSSEGISEFFIGGRQMNRFVVALSAVVSGRSAWLLVGVTGMAYAQGATAVWAVMGYVIVELFLFLYYARRLRNFSEAYNCITVPDFFAERFNDKNGYLRIALVVVFLIFMISYVSAQFVAGGKAFASSFGLTQTNGVILTAVIIMGYTVLGGFLAVSLTDMFQAIFMVFALVVLPFIAIWDAGGLSQVLSQLGSMEAGFVDPLAIGFGGLLGFLGIGLGSPGNPHILSRYMSIDDPKQLRWSAVIGTIWNVLMGWGAIFIGLAGRVYFPEAELLPAADTENLYPALAQQHLHPVIFGVVVASIFAAIMSTADSQLLVAASSVVRDLYDKIIKKGQQITQQKLVLYSRIVVVVLVAISLLFSLIAQELVFWLVLFAWAGLGAAIGPTSILALYWRGTTRKGIFAGLITGTLVTIGWYYVPVLKDNLYELIPAFVLSLFATWAVSRFTQKPSNIEEVFVEFDK, from the coding sequence ATGGATGAAACGCAGGCCATTTCGCTGGCGGTAGATGAGTATGCCGTCGGGGCTTTTATCGGATATCTGGTGTTATTATTTGGCATCGGTATTTATTCATCCCGTTTTTCGTCTGAGGGAATCAGCGAATTTTTTATTGGCGGACGCCAGATGAACCGATTTGTTGTAGCCCTGTCGGCTGTGGTCTCGGGTCGGAGTGCCTGGCTTTTGGTAGGGGTAACCGGCATGGCGTATGCCCAGGGTGCCACAGCAGTATGGGCGGTGATGGGGTATGTCATCGTTGAACTGTTTCTTTTTCTGTATTACGCAAGGCGACTCCGAAACTTTTCTGAGGCCTATAACTGTATTACGGTACCTGACTTTTTTGCCGAGCGATTTAATGATAAAAACGGCTACCTACGCATTGCACTTGTAGTAGTATTCTTGATTTTTATGATCAGCTACGTGTCGGCGCAGTTTGTGGCCGGTGGAAAAGCATTTGCATCCAGCTTTGGCCTAACGCAAACCAATGGTGTTATTCTCACCGCCGTAATTATTATGGGATATACGGTTCTGGGTGGATTTTTAGCGGTGAGCCTTACCGATATGTTCCAGGCTATATTTATGGTGTTTGCGCTGGTGGTTCTTCCCTTTATTGCAATTTGGGATGCTGGAGGTCTCTCGCAGGTATTATCACAGTTGGGCAGTATGGAAGCCGGGTTTGTCGATCCATTAGCCATTGGATTTGGTGGGTTACTTGGTTTCCTGGGGATTGGTTTAGGGTCACCGGGTAACCCTCATATTCTGTCTCGTTATATGTCTATTGATGATCCCAAGCAGCTACGGTGGTCAGCAGTTATTGGTACCATCTGGAATGTGTTGATGGGATGGGGCGCTATATTTATTGGATTGGCAGGCCGCGTTTATTTTCCCGAAGCAGAACTATTACCAGCTGCGGACACAGAAAATCTCTATCCTGCTTTAGCACAACAGCATTTGCATCCCGTAATTTTTGGAGTGGTAGTTGCTTCCATTTTTGCGGCCATTATGTCCACGGCCGATTCGCAGCTGTTAGTTGCAGCTTCATCAGTTGTCCGGGATTTGTATGACAAGATCATTAAAAAGGGACAGCAGATTACGCAGCAGAAATTAGTGCTTTATAGCCGTATCGTTGTGGTTGTGCTTGTAGCAATATCGCTACTATTTAGCTTGATTGCCCAAGAGTTGGTCTTTTGGCTCGTACTTTTTGCATGGGCAGGGTTAGGTGCTGCTATTGGTCCCACGTCAATTCTCGCGCTGTATTGGAGGGGGACCACACGCAAAGGCATTTTTGCAGGCTTGATTACGGGGACGTTGGTAACCATTGGGTGGTATTATGTGCCGGTGTTAAAGGATAACCTGTATGAATTGATACCCGCTTTTGTATTAAGCTTATTTGCTACGTGGGCTGTAAGTCGATTTACCCAGAAGCCATCAAATATTGAAGAGGTATTTGTAGAGTTTGATAAGTAG
- a CDS encoding FAD-binding oxidoreductase, with amino-acid sequence MSQKVEILEIEEVTHNVRAYTFEKPDGYSFTPGQATEVAIDKEGWRDEKRPFTFTSLPDDDYLQFVIKSYPDHNGVTEQIGSLEEGDQFIIDDAWGAIEYTGEGVFLAGGAGVTPFIAILRNLYDKDEIESNMLIFSNKTENDIILREEFEEMLGDQFINVITDEPTDEHIFLDGFIDKQFLAEQIDDFDQPFYVCGPPAFNDAMIKYLKELGADPDALVFEE; translated from the coding sequence ATGAGTCAAAAGGTAGAAATTTTAGAGATTGAAGAGGTTACCCACAATGTAAGAGCGTATACTTTTGAAAAACCCGATGGCTACTCTTTTACGCCGGGACAGGCTACAGAGGTTGCTATTGATAAAGAAGGGTGGCGCGACGAAAAGCGTCCTTTTACATTCACCAGCCTGCCAGATGATGATTACTTGCAATTTGTGATCAAGAGCTATCCTGATCATAATGGTGTTACTGAGCAAATTGGTTCGCTTGAAGAGGGGGATCAATTTATTATTGATGATGCCTGGGGTGCAATTGAATATACAGGTGAAGGCGTTTTTCTGGCAGGTGGAGCCGGGGTGACGCCATTTATTGCTATTCTCCGGAATCTCTATGATAAGGACGAGATCGAATCAAATATGCTCATCTTTTCAAATAAGACAGAGAATGATATTATCCTGAGGGAAGAATTTGAAGAGATGTTGGGCGATCAGTTTATCAATGTGATTACGGATGAACCTACCGATGAGCATATTTTTCTGGATGGATTTATTGACAAGCAATTTTTGGCTGAGCAGATCGATGATTTTGATCAGCCGTTTTATGTGTGCGGCCCTCCTGCTTTCAATGATGCGATGATCAAATATTTAAAAGAATTGGGAGCCGATCCCGATGCGTTGGTGTTTGAAGAATAA
- the queA gene encoding tRNA preQ1(34) S-adenosylmethionine ribosyltransferase-isomerase QueA, whose translation MSYTLSDFDYDLPDEFIAQQPADPRDHSRLLVYDSATGTITDDRFYNISDYLPENTTLVVNNSKVEKCRLLFDEGKKEIFVLNAANNTTVKAMVRPGKKFKKGRTLQLTENISAEVLDIDEEGLRTLKLTPALNNPVYNKHKHTPFPPYIEQNESLSEKYQTVYADDLGSKAAPTAGLHFTDELLETLEKQGINQAEVTLHVGLGTFAPVKADSIDDHTMHSEWFKITKETADQLNKAEHITAVGTTSVRVLESSLREHQQFTATKMDTDIFIRPGFQFKATDALITNFHLPKSTLLMLVAAFTGYDEMKKIYQHAIDEEYRFYSFGDAMLIL comes from the coding sequence ATGAGCTATACCCTTTCCGATTTTGATTACGATCTCCCCGATGAATTTATCGCCCAGCAACCGGCTGATCCCCGAGATCATTCCCGACTGCTTGTATATGATAGTGCCACGGGCACTATCACCGACGATCGCTTTTATAATATTTCAGATTACCTTCCAGAAAATACCACACTGGTTGTTAACAACAGTAAAGTAGAAAAATGCCGCCTGCTTTTTGATGAGGGCAAAAAAGAAATCTTTGTCCTCAATGCCGCCAACAACACCACGGTTAAAGCAATGGTACGGCCCGGCAAGAAATTTAAAAAAGGAAGAACGCTTCAACTTACGGAAAACATTTCAGCCGAAGTATTGGATATCGATGAAGAGGGTTTGCGAACGTTAAAACTAACACCCGCCCTTAACAATCCTGTTTACAACAAACACAAACATACCCCTTTTCCACCCTACATAGAACAGAACGAATCGTTATCAGAAAAGTACCAAACGGTGTATGCGGATGATCTGGGAAGCAAAGCTGCACCCACTGCCGGACTTCATTTTACAGATGAGTTGCTGGAGACGCTTGAAAAGCAAGGTATCAACCAAGCCGAAGTAACGCTACATGTAGGACTTGGGACGTTCGCACCAGTCAAAGCTGATAGCATTGATGACCACACCATGCATTCGGAATGGTTTAAAATCACTAAAGAAACTGCTGACCAACTAAATAAGGCTGAACATATTACAGCGGTAGGAACTACCAGCGTACGTGTTCTGGAATCATCACTCCGAGAACATCAGCAGTTTACAGCCACAAAAATGGATACGGATATTTTTATTCGCCCCGGTTTTCAATTCAAGGCTACTGATGCACTCATCACGAACTTTCACCTGCCCAAAAGTACTTTGCTGATGTTGGTAGCCGCCTTTACCGGCTATGATGAAATGAAAAAAATATATCAGCATGCCATCGATGAGGAATATCGTTTTTACTCCTTCGGCGACGCCATGCTGATACTTTAG
- a CDS encoding LPP20 family lipoprotein — protein sequence MSNQFYIHQIYLVLGLVFLAFTSSCSVTAEAQNSDLPKWVNNPSNQFSENQYLMAVGSSPTREGARTQAQSNLAQIFVSEVEVNESYVNEFEEITDSEEGISVRENTNLITRSEVNSNQQMRNVEIREVHEAPNGTFYALALMDRMETAQLYSREIESNRDNINALRKKASNTESSLDRLIYSKQALAAAQVNDMLINQRAVLTGQGSGREALLAEITQDFREAKKECTVKLVGELPREVQSEITRKLQNAGFEMANNSSPVIEMKANLRMEPVDLNRPKYEFIQWALQVEAQNKENGQWFSTYMSEGREGSMNEKYARQRSIQAVQEKLSSEFMDYINKELLSVD from the coding sequence ATGAGCAATCAATTTTATATCCATCAGATATACCTGGTATTAGGATTGGTATTTTTGGCTTTTACAAGCAGTTGTTCAGTAACGGCCGAAGCCCAAAACTCCGATTTGCCGAAATGGGTTAACAATCCCTCAAATCAATTCAGTGAAAACCAATATCTGATGGCTGTTGGTTCATCGCCTACCCGGGAAGGGGCTCGTACTCAGGCGCAATCGAATTTGGCCCAAATATTTGTGTCTGAAGTCGAGGTAAATGAATCTTATGTAAATGAGTTTGAAGAGATAACAGATTCGGAAGAAGGGATCAGTGTCAGGGAAAATACGAACCTTATTACCCGGTCCGAAGTTAATTCTAACCAACAGATGCGCAATGTTGAAATAAGAGAAGTTCATGAAGCTCCAAATGGTACTTTTTATGCACTTGCCCTTATGGATCGGATGGAGACTGCGCAACTTTACAGTCGGGAAATTGAGAGCAATAGAGATAACATTAATGCTTTGCGTAAAAAAGCGTCTAATACCGAGAGTAGTTTAGATCGATTGATTTATTCGAAGCAAGCGTTGGCCGCAGCTCAAGTGAATGATATGTTAATAAATCAGCGAGCGGTGTTAACGGGACAGGGCTCTGGAAGGGAGGCTCTGTTGGCAGAAATCACACAAGATTTTAGGGAGGCGAAGAAGGAATGCACCGTTAAATTAGTTGGTGAGTTACCAAGAGAGGTGCAATCAGAAATTACCAGGAAGTTACAAAATGCTGGGTTTGAGATGGCGAATAACAGTAGTCCGGTTATTGAAATGAAGGCGAATTTAAGGATGGAACCAGTTGATCTAAATAGGCCGAAATATGAATTTATTCAGTGGGCCTTGCAGGTTGAGGCGCAGAATAAAGAGAATGGTCAATGGTTTAGCACGTATATGAGTGAGGGTCGTGAGGGAAGTATGAATGAGAAGTATGCACGCCAACGCTCTATTCAGGCTGTCCAAGAGAAATTATCCTCAGAATTTATGGACTATATTAATAAGGAGTTATTATCTGTCGATTGA
- a CDS encoding 2'-5' RNA ligase family protein: MKKKSTYSIWLEPTGDVAYNYKQRIKKLSEKHGTPKFSPHITLVGGLEATNAELVPLIDTLASSVTPFSLTLTKAGYLNTFYQALFIHIAENEQLLNLRKNACQLFDCNKNEEYMPHLSLLYGELSSKEKEVILNNIGREFYTDFMVKKVVLMNTDGTPPRWRKVHTSMFKQAE; the protein is encoded by the coding sequence ATGAAAAAGAAATCGACATATTCGATTTGGTTAGAACCCACTGGTGATGTTGCGTATAATTATAAGCAGCGAATAAAAAAATTGAGCGAAAAACATGGAACCCCAAAATTTTCGCCCCATATAACGCTGGTAGGGGGACTTGAAGCAACAAATGCAGAATTGGTCCCATTGATAGATACATTGGCATCATCCGTAACACCATTTAGCCTTACTCTTACTAAGGCCGGATATTTAAACACTTTTTATCAAGCACTTTTTATTCATATTGCAGAAAACGAACAGCTTTTAAATTTGCGAAAAAATGCTTGCCAGCTATTCGATTGTAACAAAAATGAGGAGTATATGCCTCATTTAAGCTTGCTTTATGGAGAATTATCCTCAAAAGAGAAAGAGGTGATTCTTAATAACATAGGGCGGGAATTTTATACTGATTTTATGGTGAAAAAGGTTGTTCTGATGAATACAGATGGAACACCCCCAAGGTGGAGAAAAGTTCATACATCAATGTTTAAACAGGCAGAATAA
- a CDS encoding penicillin-binding protein activator LpoB: MALSRIIIGTILAGFLLWGCSPSQSVQRVDPNSQSDLSGKWNDTDARMVAEDMTSDILSAAWLQNVESPVLIVGGIRNNTSEHIRTDIFIKEMERAIVNSQKVEIVADPEQREQIRAERDDQQQHATYESAASLARELGADYMLVGNIDANIDKNLDGTRAAKFYTVNLELINVESNRKAWIGNKKIKKMIERNKVKW, from the coding sequence ATGGCCTTATCACGAATTATTATTGGTACAATTTTAGCAGGATTTCTTCTTTGGGGTTGCAGTCCCTCACAAAGTGTACAACGGGTAGATCCCAACTCCCAGTCCGATCTCTCGGGAAAATGGAATGACACTGATGCACGGATGGTGGCAGAGGATATGACTTCTGATATCTTATCAGCTGCTTGGTTGCAGAATGTAGAATCTCCGGTTTTGATTGTTGGAGGTATCCGTAATAATACAAGCGAGCATATCCGAACGGATATTTTTATTAAAGAAATGGAACGAGCTATTGTTAATAGTCAGAAAGTAGAGATTGTTGCAGATCCGGAACAGCGAGAGCAAATAAGGGCAGAACGGGATGATCAGCAACAGCATGCCACCTATGAATCAGCGGCTTCTCTTGCTCGGGAGTTGGGAGCAGATTATATGCTTGTTGGAAACATAGATGCAAATATTGATAAGAATTTAGATGGAACGCGGGCTGCTAAGTTTTATACGGTTAACCTTGAGTTGATAAATGTTGAGTCTAACAGGAAGGCTTGGATAGGAAATAAAAAAATTAAGAAAATGATTGAGCGAAATAAGGTAAAGTGGTAA